The genomic segment GTCTACGACAACTACGAGCAGTATTTCGGGCAGCTCGCGCTGGACACGCCTTCAATGAAACAGGGTGTCACCCCCGTTCGGGTTGCGTCGAAAACGCCGGCGCCTCGGGCGCAAACCGCGAAAACCGCGGCGGCCAGCAACGACAAATACCGGGTTCGCAAGGGCGATACTCTTGGCGAGATCGCGCAGAAGTTTGGTATAAGCGTCCGGGACCTGATGGACACAAATAACCTGCGTAACTCGGTTATTCACGCCGGTCAAATCCTACTGGTACATTAGGGCTGTAAGCGCGGTCATAATTTAGGGCCGCGCGCTATCGCGCTTGCGCTTCGCGGCCGCGCTTACAGTACGCCTAGAGTTTCTGCAGCTCCGAATCCAGATGTTCGAGCGTGCGCTGCAAGAGCGCACGATAGCGCCCATCGCGAGTCGACTCCAACGCCGTTACCGTTCGGGAGCGGGCGAGGAGAATTCCATCTTTTTTGGATTTTTGTTCGATTTCGCGGCGGCTTGGCTTTTTCTTGTTCGAATCCTGGCCTTCGGCTGCACGTTCAGTGATTTGATTTTCTACAGATTTACTTTCCCAACCACGTGCCACCTCTCCAGTATAGCGCGGATAACTGTAGAATGTCCGAATGGACGAACGAAGGCGGGACCGGCTTCTGGTAGGCTTTGTTGCCGCACTGATCATTGTCAACGCATTCCTGTACTTTCTGTATCATGACGAGACCTTCGTTCATATCGACGCGATTGCGCACGTCAACAAAGCCCGTGGATTGTTCGATAATTCTGCGCCTGGTTTGAGGCAACTGGGCACCGTCTGGCTGCCGCTGCCGCACATTTTGATGGCGCCTTTCGCCGCCATCGACCCGTTGTGGAGAAATGGCGCAGCCGGCAGCCTGATCAGCATTGTTTCTTTTATCGGAACAAGCCTCTTCCTGTACTCCGCCGGCTATGCGTGGACCGGAGCACCTGTGGTCGGCTGGGTCGCTTTCCTGCTCTTCGCTTTGAATCCGCACATCATTTATTTGTTCAGCACGCCGGAAAATGAGCCGCTCATGATCTGTTGCGCGACGGGGCTTCTTTACTATCTGATCCGCTGGACTCAGGACGAGGCCTGGAAGGACCTCGCTCTGGCCGGTCTGTTCGCATTTGCCGGCGCCTGGACGCGCTATGAAGGCTGGGCCCTGGCTGCGGCGGCCTGCATCATGGTGCCGATCGTGACCCGAAAAAAACGCCTGGAAGCATCCATTCTTTTCGCGGGCGCCGCTTCGGTTGGACCGCTGTTATGGATGATCTTCAACTGGATTTACTTTGAAGACCCCTTGATGTTCGCATTAGGCACAGGATCGGCCCAGGTAAACAGCACCGGAAAAGCATTTGGAACGGCCGGCAACTTGTGGGACTCGGCTGTCCGCTACTTCGTCGACGTGGCCTACAGCCTCAATCCCGGCGTGTTGTGGCTGGGTATCGGCGGCTTCGCTTTGGCGGTCTTTCTGTTACGGCATTACAACTGGCGTCCGGCTCTGGTCATGATTGTGGGGAGCGCTTCACTGTTCAGCTTCTATGTCCTGAACCTTTATACCAACAACATTTCGATTCTGCTGCCGGGCGTCGTGAAAGACGATCTCGAATCCACATACAACGTGCGCTATGGCACGATCATGGCCGCGGCGGTTCCGCTGTTTGCCGCGCTCTTCGTGTTCATCGTCTGGCGGCAGGTGGAGCGGCGCCGTGCCTTCGCGTTGTTGATGCTGGCGCCGCTGGTGTTGCCCGATCCGACTCCGGCCGCGATCCATGAGGGCGCGGATGACCAGTTCACTCGAAATCTTTTTTATCGAGAAGCCATCCATAACCAGAGCTTCTGGATGCCGCCCTTTGTGGAGGTCGCACAAAAACTGAAGACGGACATCGATTCGCGGCCCCAGGACAACGGCCTCATCCTGACCGACACCCGCATCGTTCACGTCGTCGTCTGGGCTACAGGAATTCCAATGCGCCGCTTTATCACCGAGATGAATCCGCCGGCCTGGCGGCTGAGCCTGATCAGCATCGATCCTCGCGCCCGATGGGTCATTACCGAAGAAGGCGACACCCTGTGGTACGCCCGCGGGAAATGGCTCGCGAAAAACTGGATCGAGGCCGCCAGTGCGAAAACCGACGCCACCGGCCGGGTGCATCTTTTCAGGCGCCCGTAGCCATCTGACCCCTTGCGCCGCGATGACACCACGTTATAATCCGCCCGCCTATGGAAACAGTTATGACAAAAGCAACATTGCGCGGGACGGAACGTCTGGCCCAGACAGTGGCCGCGCTGGCCAGGCTGCTGGATCAGACCATGAATGACATTCACACATTGGATTCCGAATTCCATGAGGAAGTTGAACGGAATGCCGGTGAAGTGAAGCGGCTGCGTGAGGCCTCCGGCAACTGGGAGGCGGAGCGGGCCGGGCTGCTGGTCGAATGTGAGCGTGCCCGGGATCTGGTGGAACAGATCAAGCGGGAGCACGAACAGGCGCTGTCCGATTCGGATGAAGCCGCGGCAATCGCGCTGGAACGCCAGGTTACGAGCCAGATTGAGCGCGCCGGCGCCGAAATGACGTCCCGTTGGGAAGCGGATCGCGCCACGCTGCAATCCGAGCGCAATCGCGCCCAACAGCGCTTCGCCGACATGGCAGCCGAATGTGACGCTCTGCGGGCGGCATT from the Terriglobia bacterium genome contains:
- a CDS encoding glycosyltransferase family 39 protein, producing the protein MDERRRDRLLVGFVAALIIVNAFLYFLYHDETFVHIDAIAHVNKARGLFDNSAPGLRQLGTVWLPLPHILMAPFAAIDPLWRNGAAGSLISIVSFIGTSLFLYSAGYAWTGAPVVGWVAFLLFALNPHIIYLFSTPENEPLMICCATGLLYYLIRWTQDEAWKDLALAGLFAFAGAWTRYEGWALAAAACIMVPIVTRKKRLEASILFAGAASVGPLLWMIFNWIYFEDPLMFALGTGSAQVNSTGKAFGTAGNLWDSAVRYFVDVAYSLNPGVLWLGIGGFALAVFLLRHYNWRPALVMIVGSASLFSFYVLNLYTNNISILLPGVVKDDLESTYNVRYGTIMAAAVPLFAALFVFIVWRQVERRRAFALLMLAPLVLPDPTPAAIHEGADDQFTRNLFYREAIHNQSFWMPPFVEVAQKLKTDIDSRPQDNGLILTDTRIVHVVVWATGIPMRRFITEMNPPAWRLSLISIDPRARWVITEEGDTLWYARGKWLAKNWIEAASAKTDATGRVHLFRRP